ACTGTGCGACAAGTATGGCATTCTACTCATTCTAGATGAAGTCATGTGTGGTTCAGGCCGGACAGGAACATATTTTGCCTTTGCGCAAGAAGGAGACGTCCGCCCTGATCTCGTAACGCTAGGGAAGGGTCTGGGAGGAGGATATACACCGATTGCAGGCGTTCTCGCTCACCGGAAGGTGATTGACGTTCTTGCCAAGGGATCGGGCGTATTTGTCCACGGACATACATATCAAGCCCATCCGCTTTGCTGCGCCGCCGCTCTCGCCGTACAAAAGGTTCTAGAGAGGGACAACCTGGTGGCTAACTGTGCCGAGAAGGGCAAATGGCTTGAAGAACAGCTCCGTAAGAAGTTGGGGCCACGGAAATACGTGGGCAATATCCGCGGAAGAGGTTTATTCTGGGGCTTGGAATTCGTCAAGGATAAAAAGACCAAGGAGCCGTTTTCGCCGGATGTTCATTTTTCGAGGGAGATGAGGAATGAGGCGCAGAGGCTGGGACTGGCGATTTACCCGGGCACAGGGACAGCAGATGGGTATGTTGGGGATCATGTTATTCTGGCGCCGCCATTGAATGTGAGTCAGGAGGATTTGGATATCTTGATGGatttgttgatgaagacgTATGATGTTGTGGAGAAGCGTGTTTCTTGATGAAGCGGGCTGTGGACAATGATTTGTGTTTGAGATGGATAAATATTACAGCATGGAAATGTCATAGTCACTGCGCAACTAAGAAGGTGTTTGTTATACTTTAACAGAATATTGAGTAAAAGAGCGCGAGACTCTCCTGCCTGATTACTGCCTTTGACCCGAGATTCCAATAAACACCTAATTACACCCAGGGTGCCGCAGATTAATATGAGGATACCGGGCACACCAAAAGAAAATAAAGCTTCTATCATAGTTAAATTGTCATCTCTGGCAAAACATAACCCTGCTCGTATAGCCCAACACAAACGCACACGCAACTCCCTAACCCATAATACGCCAGTCCAGCACTAAACAAGGCCTTGTATTTAGTACCAGTCCATGTTATCTGATATCCTTTCAAGctccatggcttcttcctATTCTGGCAATTAGCACTACTCGTCTCAAATGCCTTCCGTTAGGATCGGACTCATGTACTCACAGGTGAAAGAGATCTATTAATCAAAAAGGACTCCCTCGTCTCTTCATAAGAGTATCCGACCAAGTCGATTGCCTCATGACAAATCCTGAACTCGTCCTTTCGGATCTCAGTCCGACCTTCTTCCGCTCTGGGAGAGGGTCGAAGCTGGTCCCCGCGAGTTCTTATAGGAATAACCTGGCTACCAACTCCCCGGTCAGCTATCGGAACGGCCAATGGAAACCTGCTGCGAGATCTTGACTGGCTAGCACTCGTAGATGCAGTGGCTGGATAGTCGAAAGAGATGGTGGCACCCGAGCTGCCCCTTTGTTGGTAGTtggatggaccagattgCGCGTACGAGCTGCCGCCAGCTCCGTTAGAGGAAGCATAGTTAGTTCCCCAGTGCGGTTCTATTTCCGGCACATAGTACCCAGGAGAGAAACCCTGAAGCTGAAGACCGTGGCTAGTATTAGTCGTGTGGTTCTCCGGAGCGACATATTCTAATAATTCTTTCACCGACGCCGCGGCGGTTGCAGCCGCATAATGCTGCCAGGCATCATTTTTGTGTGAGTCTGCATAGTCCGAAATGCCGCGGATCACAACACAAGGGAATCCCGTCATCACCCCGGCggcttccatctcaaagcagaGAATATCACCAACCCTCCGAACCAGGCTCTCCTTCACTTGACCACTCTTGATGACACTATCCCCAGAGGCAATAAGACCATAATGTATCCGCGGGGAAGAAGGCGATCGGGGATTTCGCTCTATAGTACGAGATGGATTACACCTTCGACACGAGGACTCTCCATGTTTATGTCGGTAGTCGCTCTCAAATAATTTATCTGACCTCGTTGGGCGTGCGTAGTTTGAAAGGCCCGGGAACTTTCTTATCATCTGTGAGAGGAATCCCTCAATCTTATTTTCGCTGATGGAGTGTGCGGACTTCATCCTAGTAATGGCATTTATCAACAGTGGCGGAGGCGGAGTCAAGTATCCTTTGATCTCGAAGCCATCATCAGTATCCCTGCCAAGGTCATACTGCACCACGCCAGCATGTGCATCCATTGGCATACTGATGACCACATCGCCGAGCCGTATGTCATTCCTCTCCGTTGGAACACCTCCTGCTATCCCCACCATCAATCGCAATTCAATAGAGGGAAACGTACGTGACAGATTGGTGGCGACGATGGCAGCCGCACTTTTTCCCGTCTTGCCAGGAGGACATGCGACAACGACATCGTGATGGCTAAGCTCGCCAAAGTAATATAGAGTCGTATCATTTTTGTTCGTACGCAGTTGTGGATGCTCTCGGTCGAGCATGTAGCGAACTGCATTCAGCTCGAAGTCAAGAGAACAGATGATAGCAATCTTGTAATCATCATGTGTTTTGGAGCTTTGATGACGGTTTTGCATCGCGATTCTTGGCCCACGGTTGGGCTACGGTTAGTTAGAAGATTACCGGCCAGTCGTATGGTCAGACAAGAACAGCATATACAGCCAAACTGGACTGTACGCACCAACTGTTGGAGCCAGTTTGTTGACCAAGTGAGAGCTTGAATGGCTTCAGTTTAACGACCAGCATTGGGCAAGATTCGGGCTGAAATTGACCACTGTTTGCGGCCACGTGAGGACATGCAGCTGGGACATCAACAAGGTAAGGCATCGTAAGCCTTGCGAGCCATGGAGGTGAGGTGCCATCCGCCGATTGGATACATATGTTTCACAAGGCGGAAGCAGCGAACGGTCTGAACAGGGGACTACTCCTTGATATCCCCTCTATGGAGTGAGATATCTAAAGCTAGTTACGGTGGTCCGCAAAGCTTTCCCTAGCCATGGGGCTTGGGCTAGCCCAGCCTTTCGCCAGGTTGAATGTCATGGAGTGGCAGCTATAGATGAATTGAAGAGGGTGCTGGTCCTTGTATTGAGACCGACTAGTGGGTAGATTAGCTGCTGGTTATAGATGGTCCGGATAGACATTAGTTTGTTGAGAGTTGCTGTTGGAGGAATTAGCGCTCAGTCTCATCTGGCATGACAGTTGCCATGAAACTTCATGTATCGTGACACAAGGTAATCTGGCATGAAATATGTCCATTGTAGGCTTGCTTTAGTACATAACTGAACTTGAGTGTGACCAAAACAAATACCAAACTCCAATTAGGTTAGGTCTTAGGTTAGACATGGATTTAATTTATCTAAGTTCATGAAACACATTTGAGCGTATAAGAACACATTTTAATACGCCTCAATACACTATACTATATGCCATACCTCTGAattgttcaaatactttgaCCCCCATTGTATGAGCATTTGTCCAAAGTCGCCTTTTCGGAATTTACCCAAAAAAAACCTTGTTAGACGGGAATTGCAAGGCTAGTTATTTCCTGCTGCCTAGCCTCAATACCAGTTAGGATCAAAACACTTCCCCTGGCAAATCCAGGCACCGAAATAATCCAAATCTAAACCCAACCCTTGCAGTTGGTTTCTCATTTCCAGGCATCAGCATAAGCAAACGTTGCTCAGCAACAATCCACAAACTACCCAATTCCATCTCACAATGCATCTCAAATAGGAAAGTCGCGACTCGATTCCTTGACGCCGGGAGCAATATCTAAGTCATACAAGTGTCATCGCATAGCTTCATGTGAATCAATTGAATAGGCAGCCGTGTTTTTAAATACAAATAGTTCTAATTTCCAACTGTTCAATACATCATCAACACGCTCATTTCTACTCAATTGCACGTCACAACTGCACAACTATAACAATGGAAGAATTCATCAGAAGCAACTTGGATCGCTATCAATGGCTCATTGAACGAGTCAAGCCGGCAGCAAAGCCCAAACAACCACCCAATTCGAGCACATCCATTGATAACATTGTCTGCGCTCGTGTACGGCCCTTGTCTGATGAAGAAACGGCTGAAGgcttgccatcatcaatctttACGAGGGTGCATGAGCCGGGGACATTTGATGCACACGAATTGAGGCATCCCGTAAGGGGAAAGCCAGTTCTTCGAGTATGCAATAGACACAATGGCACTTGAGGATGAGTTGCTAATTTCGAAAATAAAGTCCTCCAACTACACGGTAGATCGGTCGTATGGCCCCGACGCCTCAACCGAAGCAATATACAACGACTCTGTGAAGCACCTCGTCTCCTGGGTATGGGGCGGCGGCATCGGAACATTATTTGCCTATGGACAAACGGGTTCCGGTAAAACATTCACAGTTAGTGGCATCGAAAAGCTGGTTGTGAAAGACCTCTTGGAAAGCAATCTAGAAGGAGACCGTAAAATTTACATCTCCGTAACAGAATTCGCAGGCAATTCGGCATTCGGTAACCCAAGATCCGTCACAGACTCCCCAATTACAATGACTAATGCTCATCGACAGACCTTCTTAATAGTCGACGGCCCATTTCCGTGCTTGAAGACTCATTCGGCAACACACAACTCGCAGGTGCCCTTGAACACCAAGTACAGAGCACATCCGACGTCCTCGCGCACATTGAATATGCGACCAAGTTCCGTCGCACAGAGGCAACCCAGAAGAACGACACTTCCTCTCGCTCCCACGCGATTTGCCGCATACGCGTAGAAATTCAGGACATTCCCAGTGCGGAAGATGGTATCCTGTACCTTGTTGACCTGGCGGGCTCGGAAGCCGCGCGCGATAGAGAGACTCACAGCGCTGAGCGAATGAAGGAGGCAAAGGAGATTAACATTAGTTTATCAGTGCTGAAGGACTGTATTCGgggcaagattgaagcaGATGCACCTGTTGGCACgcagacgaagaggaagccgTATGTCCCGTTTCGACAGAGTGCGTTGACAAAGGTTCTCAAGCATGTGTTTGATCCGGCGGGGACAAGAAGCTGCAAGAATGTCGTCATGGCTTGTGTGAACCCGTGCCTGTTGGACATCTCGGCGAGTCGAAATACATTGAGGTATGCCGAGATGCTGCGAGTTTTTGTGCCACAAGTCAAGGAGGTTAAATACAGGGAGAGTGTGCCAGCAACGTGGAATAACGAGCAGTTGCGGGAGTGGATTGCAGCAAATGTGAGTGAAGAAGCATCTACCAGTTTTAAGAGTTCTTTACTAAGAAGCTTTCGTTTTGTCAGTCTGGTTCACCAGCGATTGATGCCGCGATATTGGCTCCGATAGAGACTGGCGCACAACTTGTGCGTCTCCCTGCCCCAGAGTTTGAAAGTCGATGCCTCAAGACCCCGGGTGTTATTCACGAGCAAGCTTTTGCATTTCGATCCAAGCTATGGCAACTTCATGTCGATTCTCGTCGCCCCAAGGAGAAAGCCCAAGGCaaggaggacgaggatgatggcccGGATTCAGTGCTAGGACACTTCAAGCGCTTCGACAGATCAAGCAGTCGTGACCTCGACGGCTCTGCTGAGTCTACTCCATTCAAAGACCGTATTCGCCCTGGAATGGCCGTTTCCTGGACGCAAAAGAAGAATAGCTACGTCGGCGGTTTCTGGACAGATCTCAATATTGCGTTGATTCTGTGCCCAGCAGCGGCGGTTGGGCCAACGACTCAAGATACGCAGGGCCGCAGAGTGGATGCGCAATTTGAGGGAAACAAGACGGCAGATGGCAAGGCCAAGCGGTATTTGTGCGCCATGGTGTTGCCGGCTGTGTTTCCTGGTGCTTTTGAAGTGAGCGTGTGGCGGtatgtggtggtggatgtggatgataTGGAAAAAGAGGTGATTTTGGAGTATGATTCTGCGACGAGGTTCTACCACCTGGCTGTATGAGGTGCTGCTGGGTAGggaggttcaatgttagaTTTTGGTCAATATTTCATGGCGAATAACCGTGGCTTGTATTGGGCCATATTGACACGAGACAATTTTGTCGAGCATGTGTTGGACTATTGGTGACTGTTTTGTGTGCAAGggagagcacttgagagctCCCATCACAACAACTCTTGTGCAGTTTCAcaagttggtgttgaggctcATCAAATACTTGTACTTATACTGCAATAGAAAAATGGTGCCTAGTAGCACAGGTGCTCTGTCGCAGCGCAAAGATAATTCCGAACGCGATGGAGTATCGTAATTGTGTTAAATGAAATGAATAGATTGTCACAATGACGAGATGAATCAATTGAGACTGGTCGAATTGACCTGGACCAacacagaccagttgacccattCATTCCTGACGTCAGTTTGGCATGCAGCTGTCAACCCCTGGAGTGAACCCCTGAAGCTTGCAGCCGCGGGCCCATCTTCGCCGCTAATCCACCCCCAGCTCCTCTGAAGCTCATCAGTCCACCTCCAAAATGCAGCACCTGATTGAACTCCGGCATGCAAATGCCGCCAATGTTCCATTCTGGTTCTCTTCTCCCCCAATCATGATCCGTCGCCCAACCACAATGCAGCTCTTAGCCCTTGAAACAATCATATGCCTGGCCGATCGTCATGGCAATGTGTCGTGATCCAGATTTCACCCACTCTGCCCATTTCACTTCTCCTGTAttattttcttcatcttcatcttcttctttcgcgTAGTTtatccatctcatctcatgtAACGTCATTCAATAGTCATCATGTTCACCCTCGGCCGGCGGAGGattctctttgccttcctcgccgccttcatcatcctcacagTCTGGCGAGCATGGGAGCTCAGCGCGTCCACCGGCGGCGCAATGCCCGAGAAGCCCATGACGGGATACACCAAATACGAGCCCGATAAGGATTACTTCTGGAGGAACATTAAGCACAACTTTCCCATTGACTCGTTCCGACCTGTGCCGACATCAGCAGCTGCCTCGTTACCACCCGTTCAGGCCACTTTCGCAGCTGAATCGGCagaggacaagaagatccGCCTAGGTCGCCAAAACGACATCAAGGAATCGTTTCTCAAAGCATGGAAATCATACAAAAAGTACGCCTGGTTGCGAGATGAGGTAACTCCCGTGTCGGGCAGTTACAAAGATACCTTTGGCGGATGGGGAGCCACGCTCATCGATTCTCTCGACACGCTGTGGATAATGGGGCTCAAGGACGAATTCGACGAGGCAGTATACGATGTCGCTGAGAATGCGCTCTTCCTCTCCACGTCCGACAGAGAAATTAATGTATTTGAAACGACCATCCGGTTTCTCGGTGGGTTGTTGTCCGCGTATGACTTAAGTGGCGATAAGCGGCTACTTACGAAAGCACACAACGTCGGCGACATGCTCTACAAGGCATTCGACACGCCAAACCACCTACCCATTACGCGGTGGAATCTCCACGACGCAGCCTACGGATACAAGCAAGAAGCGCAAAGCACCACTCTCCTCGCTGAAATCGGCTCACTATGCATGGAATTCACGCgcctcagcatcatcaccaaggACCCCAAGTACTACGACGCGGTCCAGAAAATCAGCGAACTCCTCGCGGACTCGcaaaccaagaccaaactcCCCGGCATGTGGCCGCACGTAGTCGACGCCCAAAAGGAGTACTTTGACGCCGGCACCACATACACCCTCGGCGGCATGGCCGACAGCACCTACGAATACTTCCCCAAGATGATGGCGCTCCTCGGCCAAAAGGACGGCATATACAACGACATGTACACACGCAGCATGGaagccgccaacaccaacctctTCTACCGGCCCATGTCgcccaccagccaagacatcCTCTTCCCCGGCTTCGTCGacatcaaggacgacgaccCCTCCCGCAAGAAGGACCTCATGCCCGCGTCCGGCCACCTCACCTGCTTCACGGGCGGGATGCTCGCCCTCGGCGGCAAActcacctccaacaacgACCACCTCTCATGGGGGGAAAAGCTCACCAACGGCTGCGTATGGGCCTACAAGTCCTTCACCACGGGCGTCATGCCCGAAACGTTCTACCTCACTCCCTGCGCGGACAGAGAATCCTGCCCCTGGAACGAGGCAACCTGGCACGCAGACGTCATGAAGGTGCACGAAGCGGGCGGTGGCACCAAAGAAGCCGCCGATATCATCAAAAAGGAGCGTCTGCCAGAAGGCTTCGCCAAGGTCATGGACTCGCGGTACATTCTGCGGCCCGAAGCCATAGAGAGCGTCTTCATCATGTACCGCATCACGGGGGACAAGCAGTGGCAGGAGAAGGCGTGGGAGATGTGGAAGGCCATTGATAACATGACGTCGACGAAGCTGGCCAACAGTGCGGTCGACAGCATGAATCCCCCGGAAGGAGAGGACGTGAAGATGAGTGACTCGATGGAAAGCTTTTGGCTGGGCGAGACGCTCAAGTATTTTTATTTGATATTTGCGGAGCCGGAGTTGGTTAGTTTGGATGAGTGGGTGTTTAATACGGAGGCTCATCCGTTTAGAAGGCTGCGGTAGCGGGAATTCAGGAGTGAAGTCGGGTTTGGAGAGGTTTTCCGTATTTTTGATCACAGGCTGCCGTGCCATGAAAtgaatgaaatgaaatgTAATAAAGTTTGAAAATTGATTCCATAAACACCTATATGTGACCTCACACGCCCTATGCAGCCCTCTCACTCGGAACTTCAACCTCAATCTCCTTATCCTTGCGCTTctcaccatcatcctccttTTCATTATCCCCACTCCCCTTATTAGATCCCTCCCCATtctccctctccgcctccttccccctcttcctctccaaCTTCTTAATCGCATCCCCCGTAAGAGCCTGCCTATTCAACAACTCCACCACATCCTTCTTCCTTGTCTTCCTATCCCCAAACATAATCACCAGCCCCGCCGTCAAATTACACGTAATGCTCACGCACAGAATCACCGTCGTAAGGGCAAACGGGCGGTGGTGATAGTCTATGCCCCACGTACACGCGCCCAGCGAGATCTGCAGACAGGAATGACAATCCAGCAGGATGATAATAGCCATGAGGTGGCCCAGCGGGAAGGCGTGGTGCGTAAACGTCTCGTGGGGCTTGTAGAAACTGTGCGACTTGGACAGTTTCTTCTGGTGGTGCTCCAGGGACTTGCGCTGCTTGGGGGTGAGGTAGTCGAATTCGAGGGAGTAGGATTCGGATTTGGCGTCTTCGAGGTCGATTTCCGGGTTGTTGTCGCCGTCGAGGGTGATGGGCGGTATGCCGGTGAAGTCTGAGGTGGGAGTTTggcgtggtgatggagatTCCTCTACGGTGGGTGGATGATGTGCTTGggggggaggcggcggcgggttTGTCTGCTTTTCTTCGGAGGTGTCCGTGTTGGGAACCTCGGGCGTGGAATCGGTTCGTTCGAGTTCCTTGGcagctttcttctttgctttctCAATGATGCGTGAGTAGCGGGCGATGAAAATCATGTGGTAGGTGTCGACGGCGCGGAAAGGGGCGAGACCGTcgcccatgatggcaaacAGCGCGACGAGGACACTGTCGATGATGTGAATGGCATAGACTTGCTGGTCGCCGACGTAGATCCATCCGATGAGGAACAGCACCCACGCGAGACCAAATAATGTAATGAGCGTCGCGTAGAGGGTGACGAAGAATCCCAACGGCCGACGAACGTACTGCCCGAATCCCTTCATCTGGCGCTTGAACCTGGACCGTCGCGAATGCAGCATGTGACGGACATGGTCGTCTAGTTCCCACTTCTCGGCTGCTGACCACCCTTCTAGCCTTCTGCCGT
The genomic region above belongs to Pochonia chlamydosporia 170 chromosome 2, whole genome shotgun sequence and contains:
- a CDS encoding kinesin motor domain-containing protein (similar to Colletotrichum gloeosporioides Nara gc5 XP_007272689.1), which translates into the protein MEEFIRSNLDRYQWLIERVKPAAKPKQPPNSSTSIDNIVCARVRPLSDEETAEGLPSSIFTRVHEPGTFDAHELRHPVRGKPVLRSSNYTVDRSYGPDASTEAIYNDSVKHLVSWVWGGGIGTLFAYGQTGSGKTFTVSGIEKLVVKDLLESNLEGDRKIYISVTEFAGNSAFDLLNSRRPISVLEDSFGNTQLAGALEHQVQSTSDVLAHIEYATKFRRTEATQKNDTSSRSHAICRIRVEIQDIPSAEDGILYLVDLAGSEAARDRETHSAERMKEAKEINISLSVLKDCIRGKIEADAPVGTQTKRKPYVPFRQSALTKVLKHVFDPAGTRSCKNVVMACVNPCLLDISASRNTLRYAEMLRVFVPQVKEVKYRESVPATWNNEQLREWIAANSGSPAIDAAILAPIETGAQLVRLPAPEFESRCLKTPGVIHEQAFAFRSKLWQLHVDSRRPKEKAQGKEDEDDGPDSVLGHFKRFDRSSSRDLDGSAESTPFKDRIRPGMAVSWTQKKNSYVGGFWTDLNIALILCPAAAVGPTTQDTQGRRVDAQFEGNKTADGKAKRYLCAMVLPAVFPGAFEVSVWRYVVVDVDDMEKEVILEYDSATRFYHLAV
- a CDS encoding PFS domain-containing protein (similar to Eutypa lata UCREL1 XP_007793754.1) produces the protein MQNRHQSSKTHDDYKIAIICSLDFELNAVRYMLDREHPQLRTNKNDTTLYYFGELSHHDVVVACPPGKTGKSAAAIVATNLSRTFPSIELRLMVGIAGGVPTERNDIRLGDVVISMPMDAHAGVVQYDLGRDTDDGFEIKGYLTPPPPLLINAITRMKSAHSISENKIEGFLSQMIRKFPGLSNYARPTRSDKLFESDYRHKHGESSCRRCNPSRTIERNPRSPSSPRIHYGLIASGDSVIKSGQVKESLVRRVGDILCFEMEAAGVMTGFPCVVIRGISDYADSHKNDAWQHYAAATAAASVKELLEYVAPENHTTNTSHGLQLQGFSPGYYVPEIEPHWGTNYASSNGAGGSSYAQSGPSNYQQRGSSGATISFDYPATASTSASQSRSRSRFPLAVPIADRGVGSQVIPIRTRGDQLRPSPRAEEGRTEIRKDEFRICHEAIDLVGYSYEETRESFLINRSLSPEEAMELERISDNMDWY
- a CDS encoding glycosyl hydrolase family 47 protein (similar to Neosartorya fischeri NRRL 181 XP_001259117.1), whose translation is MFTLGRRRILFAFLAAFIILTVWRAWELSASTGGAMPEKPMTGYTKYEPDKDYFWRNIKHNFPIDSFRPVPTSAAASLPPVQATFAAESAEDKKIRLGRQNDIKESFLKAWKSYKKYAWLRDEVTPVSGSYKDTFGGWGATLIDSLDTLWIMGLKDEFDEAVYDVAENALFLSTSDREINVFETTIRFLGGLLSAYDLSGDKRLLTKAHNVGDMLYKAFDTPNHLPITRWNLHDAAYGYKQEAQSTTLLAEIGSLCMEFTRLSIITKDPKYYDAVQKISELLADSQTKTKLPGMWPHVVDAQKEYFDAGTTYTLGGMADSTYEYFPKMMALLGQKDGIYNDMYTRSMEAANTNLFYRPMSPTSQDILFPGFVDIKDDDPSRKKDLMPASGHLTCFTGGMLALGGKLTSNNDHLSWGEKLTNGCVWAYKSFTTGVMPETFYLTPCADRESCPWNEATWHADVMKVHEAGGGTKEAADIIKKERLPEGFAKVMDSRYILRPEAIESVFIMYRITGDKQWQEKAWEMWKAIDNMTSTKLANSAVDSMNPPEGEDVKMSDSMESFWLGETLKYFYLIFAEPELVSLDEWVFNTEAHPFRRLR